Genomic segment of Vulpes lagopus strain Blue_001 chromosome 7, ASM1834538v1, whole genome shotgun sequence:
CCCAGGGGCCCACATTACCGCAATCCGGCTTTCCCACTCAGCCAGGGGAATGCGCCGGCCATAGGTCAGGAGACTGCGTCCAATGTCCTCACACACAGGAGTGGTGCCTGCAAGGGTCAGGGGAGGGTTACCGGTCCACCCAGTCCAGTCCTGGACCACCGGTACTCACTGAGCCTCCAGCTCTAGGCTGACACCTGGACCATGGTTTGACCCCAGACCTCAACCCCCACTTCTACAGTCACTTGCCACTGTAACAATGGGTTGTTGCTGACCTGGCCCACTGGCACTCGTACTGGACACACCACACCCCTGGGAGTGAGAGTGGGGATATGGCATGGCCTTCAGAGTTTTCCTTTCCCAATTTGGTTGGGAACGTGGCTATACTGGGGCTGTCCCTGCCAGGATGCGCTCCACACCCTCCTCACAGGGCTGCACAACTCACCATCCAGATGAGACACCAGTGCATTTCTGAGGATGTTTTTGCCCCGGAGCACCTCACTTTCTGTGGCACTGGTGCACAGGCGCATCCTGAAAtgggcaggggacagggtggTCATCCCGAGAGATGATGCGGGATCCTACTCACCCCTGCTTAAAGGCCCTTCCTGCACCCCATAGTACTGGGCTGCCACTTACCACTGGCCTTGCAGGAAGAACATCATGTCATCAATGTTCATGCGATCGCAGACAAAGTGTGCGCCCAGCAACCCAGTCTCTGCGTAACAGATGTTGAAGGTCTGGAAACTCTGGCACAGCTTCTTGGCCACAGAGACAGCAGCCAGTGGGCTGGACAGGTGCTGCCAGGGGCAAGGATTGTCAGCATTCACCCTCCTGTTGATGGTTCACACCCTGAACCCCAAGGTACAGGAGCCCACAGCCCTGGTACCCTCTGTACCTTGAAGGCAAGGTCCCATGCTCGCCCCGGTGCTTACCGTGCTGCCACCATAAGTGCAGTCATAGTGGCCAATGATGGCATTGGCCACTTGGAGGGCCACATTGTCTGGGTTGGCCCAGCCAGGCCCTTCTACTGCAATAGCTACATGGGCCAAGGGCAGAGCATCATCGCGGTGGCGGATCTGAAAAAGGACACGGCATgactgagagaggcagaacatCCAGAGACCAGAAAAGGTACCAGCTGTGGGTGAAGCACGCACATGTGTGTGAACACCTGTGCTTGTGACACAACAGCCACAAGACCCGCTTCCAACTCCCGAGGCTCCTCTGAAGTCATGAAGACAACCAGGTACGTGAGGGCCCATCAAGAGGCTTGGGCTAAGAACACCGCCCCAGCCCACAAGGCAGCCCACCTCGCTGCCCGTGAAGCGGCATGGAGCCAGAGTGGGCACAGTgtcctctgtgtatgtctcagaAACGCTGCTGAAGTGCTTCTGGGCGAGGTCCAGCAGCTGCCGGTGCTCCACCCCTGCCAAAATAGACAGCACTGTTACTGGCCAGGTAGGGTCCAAGGCACAGGGTCAGGGGACCCCACATCCTATCTCAGTGGGAGACAGAAGGAGAACATGACATCGGGACAGGGTGAGGGAAGAGTCCCCTGTAGGCAGACTCTGCCTCAAGAGGTAGGGCAGGCACCTGACGGTCAAAGAGTGCCCATGACCTCATCCCCAGGGAAGCAGTAGCATGCTGGGCTTGCAGATGGGTCTCTATGTGATCCGTTCACCCCCACATTAAGGACAAGACGGGGGTACCCCGGGCACAAGGCCCTGCTTCATCACTCTGACCCTTCAAGAGGATCCTGGCTGCTACCCTGTAGAGGTGGCAAATGAGAGGGCACAGAGGTGCTACCATAGGGCTGTGACTCATTCTGAGGACATTCACAAATAACGTTGTGACCTCAGTCCCTCAGGACACTGCAGGACGGacctcccaccctcacccttaCAAGAGGAGGTCTCTGCCACTCTAGCATCTTGATCCGTCTGCATGTGCTCCGGCCCCCACACAACAGCCAAGCATCAGGCCATGACACTGCCCTGCCCCACCACTCAGGGTCCCAGCTCCCACCTGACTGATTCCCCCAATCCTTTAGACTTTGGTTCCCACAGCATATACTTCAAAAGCACCCCTGAACCTCCAACTCTGCACTTCCTGGTCTGTCATCAAATATGCACTGTCACACCCCAGTGCCTGGCTGCCCACTAGCAAGGCTGCAAGGAACACCCTGAGGGCCTATATCCCCCATCAGCCTGCTAACTAGGTCTTTTAGGGAACAGGTGGGGCTGAGAAAGGCCTGTACTAATGAGAGGGAGCAGCATCCCTATGTGGCGGGTCCCAAAGATGGGTGGCAGTCACTCCCCTAAAGGACAGAATAGGAACAGGGTCCCCAGGAATGGAAGATTTCCTATGGTCAGAACCAGGAGACCTGGGCCCTGGTAACCAAGGCTGGTTCCCACCCACCCATCACCACAGGGCTTCAGTGAGCCCAGTACTCACCTCCAGCTGCTGCTAGCACCATGCGAGGGGCCTTGTAATGCCTGCTGAGGTACTCGGTCAGGTCTGCACGAGATAGTTTCCTGAAAGACATACAGCCAATGGCTCAACGCCTCTCCCAAATCACAGTGATCTGGGTCTCACAAAACAGCTGAGGAGACAGACGAGAAGACAGGACTTCTCCAGGGAGCAAGCCCTAGCAGACCCCTTGATCCCATTTCCCATCTCTGCCACCCAGCTTGCCAGGGTCCCCACCACATGTCTGCCCTCATGACAGTGCTTTCTCTCCAAGGGAGGTGTCAGGATCCCCACCAGAGGACAAGACCCCCAATGCTCTCTCCCTCAGGTGGTCAGGACACATAAAACCCTACAAGGAAGCCCACAATCTGAGTAAAGACCACACAGGTCTTCAAAAAGAACCCCAGGGACCATGTGGCAACAGAGATGTTTCCAATTGTGCAAATTAATATAATAGCACAGGCCAACTAAAACAAACTCATGTGGATGGGGCTTGAGCATGTTCGGCAGAGGTCCGGCCAACCCTCACCTGACATTCCCACTGGGCCCCTCCACAGCCTGGGCTAGAGGTGTGCCCTGGAATGCTGTGGCATGCAGGTAGTCAAAGACCACATCCCGCATGCACGCATCGTTCTCCTGCAGCTCCTGTAGAATCACATCACGCTCCTTCTCGATCTGGGAGTCTTCTAGGCTGCAGTTCTGCACAATGTCAGCCAGGAGCTCCACAGCTAGATGCAAGAAGGGCAGGTTTAGGCACCAGGTGGCTACAGCAGGCCAGTAACAGcacaacccccccccctccccggccccccaggCCTGGCATGCCTGCTTGCCCTGCTACAAGAGTATACTGTCAGGGTAACCCCATTCTTCAGCCAGGCCAAGCTCCTGGGGGCCTGTCCTCTGTACCCCTAAGTCCTATCATcctgtccctgcctcctcctccaggctttACCTTTTGGTAGGTCCTTGGAGAGCGCCTTGATATAGTAAGCAGTGTGCTCCCGGGTGCTATAGGCATTGAGATGGGCCCCCATGCTCTCCACCTCCTTCTCCAAGGCATTGCCAGGTCGATTCTTTGTTCCCTTGAGCCAGACAGCAAAAGGACCAATCAGGAGCCACATGGGAACTCAGGACCCCTATCTTCAAAGGCTAAAGTCTCAGCAGGATCACTAGTCCACAGGCACATCCTTTAGCAAAGATGATGGGAATATAGGGCCTACAATCCATACTCACCAAGTGCCAAGCAGGGCGACACAGTATCATAGGCTAACAAAATGAAGACAGCCAGGGGCCAAGAAAGGCATAGCCAGTACAAGTATTGCCTGAAATCCAGAGCCCCATAGCAGCCTGACCTTCCCAGCATTCTCTGTCACCTTGCTGACAGTCATGGTCAGGTTAGTACACATCAATGTTCAGCTGATGCTGCCATTACCCACTCTAACCCTAAGCCATTCATATTATTGTGTGTGTACTAGTGCAACAtctgtgggactcaaccccagccCTGTacgcgtatgtgtgtgtgtgtccactgGCACACACATCCATTTTGAGATCTGCACACACATCTGTGATGTTGCTGCTGGCTAGGCTATCTACATGGTCCTGCTCCACGCCTCCACCCATCTATATCTCctcctccatttttttcattcttttaaaaaaacagacttcATGACAACATGGGCTGGCTGAGGGGCTAAGGATGAAGACTATCTCCAACCTCAGGAAAGCTCAGTATTTACTTCTAGAAACAAAAGATGCCCAGGTATTCGGCCAGAGAGCATTTGACGAGAACGCTTGACAGCCCAAGTCTACGagtttgttcaaatacatatctTAACATCTATCTACGTGTTCCACACTTCCGCACCAATGCATGTGTATGACGCATGCCCAGCCTCTCTGGTGAGGAGTGGGGTCCTGCGTCTCCCTGGGTTTCTTTCAGGCGCTGGGGGCCTTGTGCCAGGGGCTGACCAGATATATATTCACTCAGGAGAGGCTAAGCCCACATGATTCCTTCCAGAAAGGCCAGCCAGAGATCGCCCCCCAGCTGAAGCCCAAAACTGAGGAAGCTGACTTTGTGAACCTACATCCTCCTCAGGAGGAACACCAGGCAGCCCCAACCCCAGGGGAGATGCAGGACTTCAAGAGCCTCACCTTGAAAGCCAGATGCTCCAGAAAGTAGCCTGCCCCATTGTTCTTCTCAGTCTCGTAACGGCTGCCAACATCAATCCACACCCCGACCTGGACAAGAAGCCATTAACAAAGGTAACACACAAaccaccccagcccccacttACACCTTACCCTGGAAGACTCAGCAGAAGCCCCAGGTCGGGGCTCACAGTCCTAAGGTTGGGGGAGAGCTGTCTCAGTAGGACCCCATGTGCTTGGAGATACAGCTGTGCCCTGGGCACAGGCAGGGGCTCAAAGACATACCAtgtcccctctccttcccactctatTTGTAGACTGGTTCCCAAGGAAGCTCTTAACTGTGCACACTCACCTAACCCCATTACCAATATGAAATTCTTATATTGTCTTGCTTttcagttgactttttttttttctaggcaatTGACACATTGTTTGCAAACAACaacttattttctgctttctaaaAATTATACCCTGCCTTTGTTCTGGTAATTTTGTCTTTCATCATTAAGGAAGActactggtttatttatttatttatttatttatttattttaatttttatttatttattcatgagagacacagagaggaagaggcagagacacaggcagagggagaagcaggctccatgtagggagcccaacgtgggactcgatcccgggcctccaggaatcaggccctgggccgaaggcggtgctaaaccgccggaccacgggggctgcccaggcTATTGGTTTAGACACTGAACATTTTATCTTATTAAGCAAGGAGCCttcattcacaatttttttttttaagtttttaaccAGACTTGGATACTTAACACTGCCAAATGTCTCCTTGGCACCCAATGAGAGAATCTCATCATTACTTCAAGAGCCTCCTGGTGTGCCATGAAACACACACCACATCACTCATCACACACAAGTCACATAGATCTAGTCTTTTAATATTTGCTCACagctgatttaaaattttcacatccaggggatccctgggtggtgcaacggtttggcgcctgcctttggcccagggcacgatcctggagacccgggatcgagtcccacgtcaggctccctgcatggagcctgcttctccctctgcctgtgtctctgcctctctctctctctctctgtgactatcataaataaataaataaataaaaattaaaaaaaaaataaaataaaattttcacatcTACTTTCCTAAGAGATGTTGATAGGCATACAATATAACATAAATTCTTACGCTAATATCTATTTCACAACTAACATCTCAGAAGGAAAACTTAAATCTTACAACCCACGGTAGTCTTTGATTATCATAGACAGCATTCTTTATATGCCACTGGAACACAGTGGGTGCCCCTTACAATTAGAGCTTCTCAGAGTCCGTGAAATACAGCATTCTCTCACCAACTTTCTAAACAGGCTTTGGGTCAGTTTATATAAGAGCCACGTAATACAAAAGTTGCCCATGATTTTTTGCGGCATGCAGTAACAACTTAAAGCACATTATTTGTTCCTGGAAAACTATAAGAATTTACTAACAAGACCACTTATTGGTCTTATTGCACCCTGGCGTTTAGAGTGCAGAGAAGAGGATTACATCTTCAGAATCTTCTCATCTATTCATATATCTAACCAAGATTTCTTTTAAGTCAATTTGggggatttgtatttttttggaaaatcaaCCATTTCTTCGGAATTTTCAAATGCATTCCTTATGCAAACCCGTAAGTAGTCTAGCCAGGAGATTATGACTTTGGGCTGTGACTCTAGCAGTTACCTTATGTCTCTGAAACCCATTTTCCTCATcgtaaaatgaaaacaggatcaCTTCTCTCCTTTGAGGTGCTTAAGAATacgctggaaaaaaaaaacctggcctCTGGCTTGGCAGGCATCATATACTAAATGTGTGCTAGTTATAGTGAGGAATGCCTCTAAGAAGTCAGGCCTAACTGGGGTCGGGATTAAGGCAGTACAGTCAATTCAGTGGTGAATAAGGAGTCTGACCCAAACCACAGAGGACTTgagcccaaggtcacaccctgACCTAGGAAAAGACGCCAGGCGCAGTAGGGAGGCGGCCTCCCGAGGGGAGCCCCGGCTCACCGTGCAGGTAGGCTGGGAGGACTGCTCGGAGGCCACTCGCAGCCCGTTGTCCAGCAGGCTGACCTGTGTCTCTGGCACGCTCTGGAGAGCTTGGGCGAAGGTGGCGGTGCTCCGCAAGGCAGGCGACCTCAGCAGGGACGACTGCTAAAAAGGGACGACCGCGATTGAGGACTGGGTTGCGGGATCTGACCTCGGCTCCCTGGCCAGCAGTGGGATCCCGgtcgcagccccgcccccgccccggcccgccgcaGGACGCCAATCCCCGCTCAGCGCCGTGACCTTCGCACGGCCCTGACCCCGGAACCTCCCCAATGGTGACCCTGCGCCGCTAAACAGTCCGCTCCCGTCCGCGTGCCGAAGCCCCGCGCTCCGCGGCTTTGTGCTCCCGCTGTCGCCTCACCGAGCGGCGGGTGCGCAGCAGCACCCTCGTCCCGGCGCCCGCCGCCCGGCAAACCGCGGAAGCCGCCATCTTCCAGCTCCAGTCGACGCTAGGTCGCGTCACGCAAGCGTAAAAGGGGACGCGACGGCGTCCGAGGCGCAGGCGCACTGCCGCAGCCGTGGCGCTCGGCCGCCTCCTGGCGGAGAGCAGCTTCTTCACGCGCCGTTGGTCTGTGGTCGTGCCCGCAGGTCGGCGGGTGCCCGCGTGCCTCAGCCCACCTGGCTGTGCGTGGCCAGTGCCAGTGCGTCCGCGGTACAGTCCGGCTTCCCCTTTCACTCGTGAGAGTCAAAGTGCCGATGTTCCTCACGCCTCGCGGGCGCCCCGAATCCACTGCGAGCTCGGAGCTGCCGCGCGGGCCGGGGGCGCAGCGGCCGCGTGTCGGGGGATGGGAGCCCCGGGGCCCTAGCAGCGGCGCGGGTTGCTGGGACTGTGAGGTAGCTGCTGATCACGGTTTTCTCTCTAAAAGGATGAAGTAGATTCAGACAGTTGACGTCGAGGGaattggagaaaaaggaacagtttAGAGACTACTTACTTGGTTGGAGAGAACATGGATTCCGTTCGTTCGCGGTTGATGCTGGCACTGTGCATGTGCACCCAGACGCCCCGTGAAAGTAACGTCGAATTCGGAGTCGTCGACCTTGAGCCACAATTCCGAGAGGAACGTGAGAGAGAAGCTGCTGCACCCCGTGCCCGCTGCGCACTGTAGAACAGGAAAACTCCTAATCTCGGATTTGTGACATTGCAACTCctttttgagaaaacaaaacacacacccacaaacagaacaaaacaatacGGCTTTTCTAATAGAccacatagaaaagaaaaaaatccggAGGAACTCACTCGAAACTTTCAGCCGAGGGACTTCTGGAAAAATGGATTGAAGGGAATAAAAGGATGCTCACCATAGTTAGATTTCTGTGTTaatacaaagtttttaatttttgcaaaacaCATGTTACTTTTGAAAGAGCATACCTCTGAACTCTGCTTTTACGTAatttatatgtgatttattctACTTCTGTCTTTgcgatctttaaaaaaaagtcatacttaaaatataacttttataaaaagCAGACAAAAGGCGCGTAAGTGtgtgtttattaatattttgtggtCTAAAATTatgttatggggatccctgggtggcgcagcggtttggcgcctgcctttggcccaggccgtgatcccggagaccagggattgagtcccacatcgggctccctgcatggagcctgcttctccctctgcctgtgcctctgcctctctctcttctctctgtgtattttatttatttatttttagaagaactctttttttttttttaaagattttaaaaatttatttattcatgaaagacacacacacacagagagagggagaggcagagacataagcaggccccatgcagggaacccgacatgggactggatcctgggtctgcagtatcaggccctgggctgaaggcggcgctaaacccctgagccactctggctgccctctctgtgtattctcatgaataaataaatgaaatctttttaaaaaataaaaaatagtcctCCCCGGCTGCTTGAAGCTCGGCCTCCATCATGAATGATACAGTAACTATCCGGACCAGGAAGTTCA
This window contains:
- the LOC121496068 gene encoding cytochrome b-c1 complex subunit 1, mitochondrial isoform X2, coding for MAASAVCRAAGAGTRVLLRTRRSSSLLRSPALRSTATFAQALQSVPETQVSLLDNGLRVASEQSSQPTCTVGVWIDVGSRYETEKNNGAGYFLEHLAFKGTKNRPGNALEKEVESMGAHLNAYSTREHTAYYIKALSKDLPKAVELLADIVQNCSLEDSQIEKERDVILQELQENDACMRDVVFDYLHATAFQGTPLAQAVEGPSGNVRKLSRADLTEYLSRHYKAPRMVLAAAGGVEHRQLLDLAQKHFSSVSETYTEDTVPTLAPCRFTGSEIRHRDDALPLAHVAIAVEGPGWANPDNVALQVANAIIGHYDCTYGGSTHLSSPLAAVSVAKKLCQSFQTFNICYAETGLLGAHFVCDRMNIDDMMFFLQGQWMRLCTSATESEVLRGKNILRNALVSHLDGTTPVCEDIGRSLLTYGRRIPLAEWESRIAEVDASVVREVCSKYFYDQCPAVAGLGPIEQLPDYNRIRSGMFWLRF
- the LOC121496068 gene encoding cytochrome b-c1 complex subunit 1, mitochondrial isoform X1 yields the protein MAASAVCRAAGAGTRVLLRTRRSQSSLLRSPALRSTATFAQALQSVPETQVSLLDNGLRVASEQSSQPTCTVGVWIDVGSRYETEKNNGAGYFLEHLAFKGTKNRPGNALEKEVESMGAHLNAYSTREHTAYYIKALSKDLPKAVELLADIVQNCSLEDSQIEKERDVILQELQENDACMRDVVFDYLHATAFQGTPLAQAVEGPSGNVRKLSRADLTEYLSRHYKAPRMVLAAAGGVEHRQLLDLAQKHFSSVSETYTEDTVPTLAPCRFTGSEIRHRDDALPLAHVAIAVEGPGWANPDNVALQVANAIIGHYDCTYGGSTHLSSPLAAVSVAKKLCQSFQTFNICYAETGLLGAHFVCDRMNIDDMMFFLQGQWMRLCTSATESEVLRGKNILRNALVSHLDGTTPVCEDIGRSLLTYGRRIPLAEWESRIAEVDASVVREVCSKYFYDQCPAVAGLGPIEQLPDYNRIRSGMFWLRF